In Amia ocellicauda isolate fAmiCal2 chromosome 5, fAmiCal2.hap1, whole genome shotgun sequence, a genomic segment contains:
- the calm3a gene encoding calmodulin 3a (phosphorylase kinase, delta) isoform X1: protein MQADQLTEEQIAEFKEAFSLFDKDGDGTITTKELGTVMRSLGQNPTEAELQDMINEVDADGNGTIDFPEFLTMMARKMKDTDSEEEIREAFRVFDKDGNGYISAAELRHVMTNLGEKLTDEEVDEMIREADIDGDGQVNYEEFVQMMTAK from the exons AGTTCAAGGAGGCATTCTCCCTGTTTGACAAGGACGGCGATGGCACCATTACCACCAAGGAGCTGGGCACAGTGATGAGGTCACTGGGGCAAAATCCTACTGAGGCTGAGCTGCAGGATATGATTAACGAGGTGGACGCTGACG GCAATGGAACAATTGACTTCCCAGAATTCCTAACCATGATGGCACGAAAGATGAAAGACACGGACAGTGAAGAGGAGATTCGAGAAGCATTCAGAGTGTTTGATAAG GATGGAAATGGCTACATCAGCGCAGCTGAACTGCGTCACGTGATGACCAACCTGGGTGAGAAGCTGACGGACGAAGAGGTGGACGAGATGATCCGGGAGGCCGATATCGATGGAGACGGCCAAGTCAACTATGAAG aGTTTGTGCAAATGATGACTGCAAAGTGA
- the calm3a gene encoding calmodulin 3a (phosphorylase kinase, delta) isoform X2: MADQLTEEQIAEFKEAFSLFDKDGDGTITTKELGTVMRSLGQNPTEAELQDMINEVDADGNGTIDFPEFLTMMARKMKDTDSEEEIREAFRVFDKDGNGYISAAELRHVMTNLGEKLTDEEVDEMIREADIDGDGQVNYEEFVQMMTAK; encoded by the exons AGTTCAAGGAGGCATTCTCCCTGTTTGACAAGGACGGCGATGGCACCATTACCACCAAGGAGCTGGGCACAGTGATGAGGTCACTGGGGCAAAATCCTACTGAGGCTGAGCTGCAGGATATGATTAACGAGGTGGACGCTGACG GCAATGGAACAATTGACTTCCCAGAATTCCTAACCATGATGGCACGAAAGATGAAAGACACGGACAGTGAAGAGGAGATTCGAGAAGCATTCAGAGTGTTTGATAAG GATGGAAATGGCTACATCAGCGCAGCTGAACTGCGTCACGTGATGACCAACCTGGGTGAGAAGCTGACGGACGAAGAGGTGGACGAGATGATCCGGGAGGCCGATATCGATGGAGACGGCCAAGTCAACTATGAAG aGTTTGTGCAAATGATGACTGCAAAGTGA